The DNA window tttttctgactgtgaagtgtcgaactatgccacactcttgacataacttctggaatggatcattcttgtattctccaccgttatcagttcggagaactttgatctttcttcctgtctcatcttcaacttgagttttccatttaagaaaaatctcaaacacttcatctttgttcttcatagtaaacacccaaactcttctggaaaaatcatcaataaaaataacaaaataatgtctacctccaagagaaggagtcttggcaggtccccagacatctgagtgcacataatccaaaatacccttggtgccaaattttactcgtctttattttcccagaatacaatgtttacaaaaatctaacttacaaacttttgtacctttcaacaatccttgtttgacaagagtttgcatagatttctcaccagcatgccccaatcgcatatgccatagctTTGTTGGCTCTAACTCCTTACTGCTTCTGAaagttgatacacatgatgtcccattaactgtactaccttgatagtaatacaaattattactcttcctgatagctttcaacatcactagcgctccagatattaccctaagaactccattttccaatttcacatgtaggcctttcgactccaaggcccccaatgaaatgagattctttttcatattcggtatgtaccgaatatctctaataattctggtggatccatCATCATTCCTCAacttgattgaacctatcccctttattttacatgtattagcatctcccatgtaaacaattccaccatctagctccttaaagtcaaagaaccactttcgaactggtgtcatatgataagtgcaagctgagtccaatatccatgcatcaggatgtgatgttgtgtgtgacatcgataaagagtattctgaatcagcatcacctttgttttctacaacattcgcatcttcagaatctttctctttcttcttcaactttgggcagttaatcttccaatgtcctttctcacgacaaaaaacacattcatctttgtcaactctactttcagatcttcttcctttccccTTTGATTTGCTCTGCTGACGGTCTCTGACCATCAATGATTCATCTGCTGTACCtactttgtttttccttttatcctgctttctcaattcatgactatataaagcagaacttacagcatcaagagaaacatttcccttcccatgaagtaacgttgtttctaagtgttcaaattcatcaggaagggacgatagcaacatcaacgCAAGATCTTGATCTTCAAACCtaacgtcaaggtttaacaGATCTACTATcaattcattaaacttagttatatactcattcatagtagtacctgattggtaattaaaccggaacagtcgcttcttcataaagagcttattctgaccactcttcttcagaaatttatcttccaatgcttgccacagtttttgtgcagaagtttcattcttcacagcatactttTGCTCTCTAGACAGGCACgaccgaattgttccgcacgccaaccgatttatgatactccactctttttcttctataccatctggttttccgacctcaatagcaacatctagaccctactgaaaaagacaatctagaacctcacatTGGCACACgccgaaatgcccagttccatcaaagatctccaccgcaaacttcaaattcgacatcggtgtcctcgtctaggatgacgaaggagttgacgccccttttgaagactccaccatgccaaggacgaaccttcggctctgatatcacttgttggggaaaaaccctgacagaaacacaaaagaagaaaaaacaaactgaaagaacactaacaaaatttgataacggagttcggccaaaatgttgcatacgtctccgagcactaagactatcaattaataaggaagaagaaatacaaatttgggtgcaataaaccaaagaggggagagtttcttttatacactaagaaacttccccaactcccatcatcttccgacgtgggatttatgctaattgtgaatatagtttcttttatatactaagaaacttctttcactcccattatcttccgatgtgggattctaattgtgccaaaaacaacagtCTCGAGGTTGGCCGGAGGTAAAAGCTATGATCCCGGAAATGATTTGAATGTCTTGGGTTGTGTAATTCCCCGTTTCCTGATGCAACACTAGAGGAAGGAACCATCTCTGAGTGTTCCACCAATAAGTAAACCAATTAGGAGAGTATTGTGCAACATTAATGTCTATTGATCTTGTGGGTACTTCTTTTGCTATCTGGTTAGGGAAACCAGGCCACCAGTAATTCACAACCGAAGCAATTAGAGTTGTTCATGCTAATCTATGTGGAATGTACTTAAGACAGCCCCAAGCGGCTTGACCGCCCATAGAAAACCCAACAAGGTAGAATTTAAGTCAAAGTTTCAAATGATCAGCCAATTCTTGTAGATCAAGAGCCAAACTCTTCATGGTTCTTCTTGGATGTGGATCACTTTCACCATAACCAAGTCTGTCAAAACTCACCAAGAACACTCCTAGCTCCTCTGCTATTTCTGAGATGAAGAAAGACGATGTTATGGGTGGCATTGATTTTGGGGACGCCATGTTCTTGATAAGAAAGATGTCTACCATCTCTGAGCTTGAGTATGGTTACTGTGATAAGTAAGATGTCTACCATCTCTGGACCTCCATTGGAGTCATAGATTTTGGGAGGAGGGCTTGTTATTTGATATGCCCATCCAAACACTACAATCAAAAGAACCCCAACAATCTCTCTATACATCTTCTTctattagaataataaaatatagaataaagcCCTCCACTAGTGGTTGCTCCGACCACTAGTAGAGGCAGCAAAAACTCTCCAATATCCTTAACCTTGTAGCTCTGATAAcatgttaaaattttgaagaagaagCGTAAACTGAAATTGTATTAAGAAAGTGTTGTTCTAACAATTACATTtctcttatataatatataagaatttTATTTCTAACTAATTAACAAAACCAACTAactatttaaaccaattaacaGTTTTAGTTAGTAACTAATTAactatgttattattattatttttacaattatggacaacacaattaaaataaacacaaattctTAAGTGATGGattaacacaattaaaataaatataaaatactaattattCGCAAAATTATGATTAACTAGATTATGCGAGGGATAGAGCTTCAAATCAAACTACAATTCCGATTTTTGGATAACTATGTTTTTAtctaaagaaaaattaagtttaagttATGACTTATAATGTCATCTTAAATCGTTTTTTAGTTTGGTAAAAGCGGAATCAGCTAGTTCATGTAGGAAGTGGAGTTTGAGGTGAATGAAAGAGTTGATCATTCTTAATGTCTAAAGCTAGAAATTGGTAATCTAATCACATAGAACTAGAAATAGGTAAACTCGATGGGAACCAAAAAACAGGGAGAGAGGAACTGAGAGAGTGATAAGTGAGAAAAAGttgaagtgatttttttttaaaatatgatataactTGTTGGGTTAACTTGGGCTGCTAAATTTCTGGTCCAATCGACGGGTTGACTGTGTTTAACTAGGTTGATTGTATTTACGATTTTTTCATCAATCCAGCCCGGTTAGACAACTAGATCATCGTCCGGTCCGACTGACAGACCAAACTGAGTTTCAAAACTATGGAATGGTCTTGCTAATGCCTGTTTTTTCAGTTTTGCCTATATGTGTACCCGTTTCGCACTCCGCCCAATCTTACCCCGaaacaaaactaaatatataacatcaccaatatatttatttatttcctattttataagagtttaagtttattttttatactattataaattttaaatattttataatatatatgggaAAATTACTTGGGCGGCACTCTAATTACTCCAATCGCTCATTTTTAgcctttatattaatttttgaaacaaatcgccaCTTCAACTTTTACAAAGGTCACTAATAACCattccgtcaactttttggttaaacataacgaattaagcttaaaataatttttttttatatatattatctttaatattattttttatatttatatatataattattaaagcgcttatatatatataatattatatatatatatatcatttattattaatttttatatttatataattattaaatctcttatatatatattatttatttatatatatatatatttatatctataaaacaaagtttaaaaataatttatatatattatctttaaacattaattatatatatataaatttatataatatatattttaaaaaataatttaaaggttAAAAGTAATGATAACCTTCCAATTACCCAATTACATTtaactcttaaattattttttaaaatatatattatatataaattattttaaactttattttatatatatatatatataaataaataatatatataattttatatatatgcgatttaataattatatatatcaatataaaaaataagattaaagataatatatataaaaaaaatattttaagcttaagccgttatgtttaaacaaaatattgacGGAACAGCCATTGGTgacctttctaaaagttgaaggacgatttatttcaaaaattaatttaagggcTAAAAGTGAGTGATCGAAATAATTAGTGGGTTGTCTAGATAATTTGCCCTATATGTaatattaaagttaaataatatggTATAACTGTTCTTTGTGGGATTCCCAAAAACCGAATTATACGAAAATGGTAGTAAAACAAGGAAAGGTAAACCCTAAACTTATTCGCAGATCCATTCCATTGTAATCTCTAATAGAAAGATATGACATACAAAAATTATGACGTTTTGAaatgtttgtaaaaaaaaaattatatttttattttactaaatatattttttattaagtttgaataaatattattattaataaaaataatttgtctagtttgttaaatattatattaatatataagaaaaccagtatacataataaattagtatatcAATTCTGGttaactataataaaaaatcattaaatatttttaatataactaaaaatataatattttaaataaaaaataataataatttatttttatctaagcACCTCAAAACTTTTAAAACGTCCCTTCAAAAGTAGACTTAAGGTTTAATATCACGATGAAAGACCATAAATAAGATGAATAATAGAATTGACTTTTGTcaattaaattagttataaatttgttttaatggttatttgaataaccattaaaattagtttttcacCCACAAAGAAgttattagaattaaaatatatcatattattatctCATTACATAACTCATCAACTCATCgcataatctaattaattaataaaatattaaaacattatttattttaaattattattattttatttatcttatatattaatacttatttaaatatttttttattaaaaatacctatttcaaaattattaccaactatttaaataatgaatgcaaataaaatcataaaaaaaaattatgtgactaacatcatttttcttttttatttaatgaaactattattattattattattatttctatctatttttaatttcattttatttcaaataatcttgtaTCAATCaattaagtaaaattttatattaaacaaaaataaaataataaagaccagtaatattaaaataataaaagaaatatttttttaaaacaaacccCATTAATTATTccactaataatttaaattgtctattaaaataacaatcatttgtataatcaaataattatatatcctaaattttcaaataactccaAATCAATAAAGTGAGAAAAGTGTGGGCCATGCTAATCTGTTTATGGAAACTAGTGGAGAGTTTATACTACTGTGCTACCGCACTTACAAATTGTCAAGTTATAGGCTATTTTCTGACCGTCAAATTCTGAAGAGTCAATTTTGTAAATCAACGGCTGTAAATGAATGTCAAGGCTAAGACGGCTCCCATCTATCATCATCAATCACATTCATCActgatgagagagaaagaagagagagaaggggGCACTCGTGCGTAATCAGAAGAAGCGTAGACTgcgagaatatatatatatgttttcttCGTCCTTCTCCCGTTTGCGTACGATTTCCTAGCCGCCAGCATCTGATTCTAGCTTGTTTAAGGTTTAATTTCTTGTCTTATCATCCCGATTTTCCGACTATTCATTCCCCCAAAATCAAACCCactatttcttttctttagatACTATCATGAATTTGAATAATCTTTCTTTATGGTTGAATTCCATCTGGGTTGCATTTATTTTTTGCTAATCTGCCCTATCTCCTGCTATTATTATGTTAAGGTTTGATTCTGTCAATATTTGCTCTGTAACTGTAAGCTGGATGTAAGCAAGGTGTATGATTGTGAACCTTTTTTGAGTTCTTTGAGTTTTAGATGTTGGTTTCAGACATGAGTTCAAATAatctttctttttgtttgtttgtttttcttatGGTTGAATTCCATCTGGGTTGCATTTATTTTTTGCTAATCTGCCCTATCTCCTGCTATTATTATGTTAAGGTTTGATTCTGTCAAAGAGTTGTTTATGTTAGTCATACTTGCTCTGTAACTGTTATCTGAAGTCTGATTGTGAACATTGTTTGTGTAGGATGGATTGTGTTCATTGTTAGTTGTAATTTGGAACCTTTTTTGACTTCTTTTAGACAGGTTCACATCTCTTTTACTGAATTTATGATTGTTCTAAGGGTTTTAAAGTAACTTGTAAGTGGTTCTAGAATGCTTCCCATTTGCACACTTAGTTGGTCAAAATTTCAAAAGTGAAGCAACCTAATGGCTAGAAACAAAGAATCAGAAAGTGAGCAAAGTTACTCTCATGTTTCTCTGAAACATAGAAAGGTCTGGCCTGAAATCTAGCAAGAAGATAGCTATAGTCTGAACCAGTTGCTTGTAATTTGTATGTGAATTATCCCCAACTTTACTCTTTATCTTACAACAGATGACCACATAAGTTCACATTCGATTTCCAAtccttttaataattcaaaattttctgtAATTGTACAAAGGAACTGGGTGTGGTAATAATATGTGCAATTCATATATTACACTGTTGAGGATGTTCTATTTTAGTCCATCTTTAGTTTTTTTCCCATTCCATCTTGTTTTTGTAAAACTGGGTGGTCTAGTTTCATATTTTGATGGTTTGATTATTATGTAATtgtatgaaatattttcttatgcATTGTGCACGTTATCATTGAGTTGACTGAGCATCAAAATCTGTAAGCTATGTTTGGTTATGGTGGAATTGAATTGAACTTAGGGATCCAATtccaaatcaattttttttttgtttcatggCTTAAAATAAGGATTTaaatttggaattataattcccATGGAATTGAAAGGTGTATGATTTTTTAGTTTCAATTCCACCCTTCCTACTTCAGACTTACAATTCCATGATTTCACCAAAAATAAGAatccaatttcaattctaattctaattatgCCCATCCAAACATAGCCTAAGTGATATCTTTATCTGGCGATTCAATACACATTGTTATccgaattattattttcatattaaggcatatttttttattggattaGGCATCATAACATAAAAGACTAGTTTTTTTAGTAACAGTCAGCCTCCGAATTATTGCAACTGGATCTAGTTGTGTGCTAATTTGCTATAGTTTCTTTGACTGATGCTCAGGTCCTGTTTCCCTTTAATGTGCTCTGACCATACTGTAAGCTGCTGTCTGGACAGCTAGCACTTCCATGTTCACTATTTTTTTGGGCGAAGATGAACTTGCGACCTGCTTTGTCTGCTCAGAGATCCGGGGAAAATCAACATGGTGGTATAAGCGTTTCTGGTGCAGTGGAAGACAAATATCCTAAATATCCAGATTCCCTTCAGATTTCATCGGAAAAGGAACTGATTCCTCATTCTGCTTTCCCTAGACAAGCTTCCTTGGGTTGTAGCAGTGCGATGGTTGGCCACATATATTCGTCATCCTCTGGATTTCCCCCAAGTGTTCATTATTCACCTTTGGCAAGGAGTTGCCAAAGCTCTTCATTCATTTCTCAATCAAGTAACGGAGTGTCTTTTCCCACCTTTGAGTCTTCTGGTTCAGGCATTCCATCTTCAGAGTTTGTTTATCCCAAGGATAACAAAGATGATATCAACTTGTCTTGGAGTGCTGAAACATTGCAGGAATTTCTTAACTACTCTGAAAATGTGCCTGTTCAGAATGATCAGGTGGGATGCAGCATTGATGTTATAGCTTCCGACGAACAGGATAAAAGAACTGATTGGCGGGATTGGGCAGACGATTTAATCAATGTTGATGAAGCTCTGAATTCAAATTGGAGTGATATCTTTGTTGATGTCAACCCGCCCAATTCTAAAGGAAAGGTTTGTTTGCTAGCATATGGTTAGAAGCCTGTTTAGGACTTTTAAAGCTTTATTTGCAAAATGAAAGAAGTTTTCTACTCAGGTGATAGATCCATCTGCTGATGTACCTGCTGATGTACCTGTTGATGTACCTGTTGATGTACCTGCTAATCTGCtgcaaatttgtatctcttcggTATCAACTGGGGAGAAGTGTCCTATTGCCAGTCCAGTTTCTGCACCAACAACAAAAGCACGCATGCGCTGGACCCCTGAACTTCATGAAGCCTTTGTGGAAGCTGTTAACCAGCTTGGTGGAAGCGAGagtatgttttgtttttgttaactCAAGCAAAGCTCCcttacattaataataataccaaACGAACTAGGCAGGCAGGAAAAGAAGGAAAAAGTACTAATTGCAGAAAACATGTGAAGAAAAAGATAGCTTTTTTCACCCAACATTATTCATTGTCCCATAATCAACATAAGTGGAATCCCATCCTTCGAAAAATAACCAAACTTTACATTTTCATTGATGGGGAAAAAGACTTTCTATCATCTCATCGATGGGGAAGTGAGAGTATGTATtctaaaagtaaaaataaatttcggAAAAACTTTATGTTTTTGTCTCTGAATCTGGATCCAGATGAAAAACCattgtaaattttttaatatatgtttgacttagttttgttttcaaatgtgATCTATGTGTATCCATATCCATTTGAAATATCTAataaaaaagtgtttccaaatggggggAAATTCCCTTAAAAGTTGTCAATATTTTGAGGTTATGAGGTTTGTTATATTGACTTGATTTACTATTTGTAGAAGCTACACCTAAGGGTGTTCTGAGGCTTATGAATGCGGAAGGTCTTACCATCTATCATGTAAAAAGCCACTTGCAGGTACGAACAATCTGTTGTATGCTTTATTCTTATCTTGTGCAGCAATCCCATATGATATGCTGTTTTGTTGTTGAATTTCAGAAATATAGAACAGCAAGGTACAAACCAGACTCTTCTGAAGGTATGTCTTGCAAACCTTAAATAGGAAAACCAAGCATCCTCTTGATTGCTTATCTTTCTCATGTGTCAGTCCCTTTTGCTGATCATGAATCATAACATTATACAATGCCAACAAATAGTTGTATACTGATTTTGGTGTGACATGATTGGACAAATTCTCTTACTTCAGGAACTTCAGAGAAAATTTTGACTCCTATCGACGACATCACATCTCTGGATTTGAAAACGTAAGTTTCCAGAACCTATTTTTCTGTTATCTATCCCTATTAGTCTAACATTTTTGTGCAGTTTCTATATGATTCTCTACTTGTATCATAAGAAACAtcgaatattttttaatgaagaTCCTGATGTACTCCTTGAATGGTGAATGTGaagttaaaaatgtgtttatacTAAAGCACATTGACACACATTCTTTTGGGACTATAACAACCTGAGGTAGATGGGTAGGTAGGATAGGCACCACCTAGATGGGTTAAGAAGCAAATCATTAAAAGGTTAATGGAAtatcattgtatatatatatatttgttttcttgttGGAATGAAGAATCTCTTGACAAGTTAGCTTTAGAGAGCAACTGCCTATTTAGTTGAAGCTCTTTAGAGAATGAAAAGGAAGGGAAAGGCACACTGATTGCTTGCTTTTAAATGTAGTGGCAATTCCTAATATACTTGGGGAGATAAAGCTCATTGAAGATAAACTTTGTTTCTTAgtagttactttttttttctagaaaagGTCATAAATTTATAGCATAAAAGTCATTGACACGAAATGTGTTCGTTACAAGCAAGAAATGAAAAGGACGATAAGGGGGGTTTACACCATGAGGTTTCATGTTTGActcttattaaaataatcctGATTACAGTGGGAGGTTATGGAGGTGGGTTGTTGTGCTAGCCTCTCACATGATCAAGATACGCTCAAGATGGCCCAGACACCCTGGTTAACAAAATCAAGGAAATGGAAAGGAAGTACATGAAATTCAGAaaagaaagacaaaaaaaaaaaactaaatctcGATTAACTCAAAGAAATCACGTTTTGTACAAGTTCCTCCTTTTTTAGTTGCAGCGAAAGAGTGAAGAAATAAACCCTCAATCCTTCCGTACTTCAAATGTTTCCCATTGAACAAAGTGTGGTGTTTCCTCTAAGGTGTCCTCCACAACATATAGGGGATGATCGTCCAATCTGGGTCGATACTCGAGCACCACACTATTCTTAGTAGCTGTAGGAGGACATAATATTTACTTAAGTATACTAGAGATTAGACTACCTATTTCGTAACATCATTTATCTTGAGAAAGCCCTAAAGGAGCGGCGAAATTCGTGATCGACACGGTCGACACGTTAGTCGCGCGAAATTCGGTTGGTTGATTTAGTAGTCGGTTACGGGAAACATGGCTGGAGTCACGATCGTTATCACGTCTAACACGTTCGGCACATTGGGGGAAAATCGTCTAGGGTTATAAGTTGCGAAATCAAGAAATATCGGCTAGGGTTTGAACAAGGTCAGAAAACGATCACGAATTCTGGTCGCAAAGTCTTTGTCCGcgatcgattgagattggtcGCGGTTCGGTTCCTGGTCGGTTGCATAGGGTATTCAGGTATTCTGTATTACTTTGTTGTGTATATGCTCTGTTTGCTGAATAATTTTGTTCTTCTACAataatgggaagaaagaaaagcaataagGCTAAGGAAGTACAATAATTTGTTCTTGAAGGTATAAAGGAGGCTGCTGAAAATGAAATCAACAGGATAGTCAAAGAAAATTGTACATGAAAAAATAAAGGAATGCAACAAAGGTAGATACCAGTTGCTATTCAAAATATTGGTGAAAATACAGCAAACAATcgtccaattgaatatacattatctttaAGATTGGAACCTactgaagaaggaagaatatAGAAAATAGTAAATTGGTCAGTGAAAACAATGAGAGAGTCGATGAAGTCTCCAAATCAAAGACCTAAACTATCAGGAGCAATTCCAGTTGAAAGGTAAATGAAGTCTGGAACAACCTCAATCGATCGCAAATAAAGACTTTGCGACCATTTTCCCGACCATGTTCAAACCACAGTcgatttttattga is part of the Impatiens glandulifera chromosome 1, dImpGla2.1, whole genome shotgun sequence genome and encodes:
- the LOC124919918 gene encoding protein PHR1-LIKE 1-like, with the protein product MNLRPALSAQRSGENQHGGISVSGAVEDKYPKYPDSLQISSEKELIPHSAFPRQASLGCSSAMVGHIYSSSSGFPPSVHYSPLARSCQSSSFISQSSNGVSFPTFESSGSGIPSSEFVYPKDNKDDINLSWSAETLQEFLNYSENVPVQNDQVGCSIDVIASDEQDKRTDWRDWADDLINVDEALNSNWSDIFVDVNPPNSKGKVIDPSADVPADVPVDVPVDVPANLLQICISSVSTGEKCPIASPVSAPTTKARMRWTPELHEAFVEAVNQLGGSEKATPKGVLRLMNAEGLTIYHVKSHLQKYRTARYKPDSSEGTSEKILTPIDDITSLDLKTSMGITEALKLQMEVQKRLHEQLEIQRKLQLQIEEQGRYLQKMFENQKKMDDERSTKGTSSSSSNPPEKLQSTVPIKELESIEQVNIDTIDERNEPSFDPDMPGPTKPAKRPRGEDEEGQ